The genomic interval GACCTCATCCTTGATGGCGAGACCCTCGCGCTCGATGAGAACGGCGGCCCGCGCCCGTTCCAGCAGACGATGTCGCGGTTCGGTGCCGACGTGGCGCGCGAGCTGGTGCTGCGTCCGTGGTTCTTCGACGTACTGCACGTCGACGGCCGCGACCTCATCGACGAACCGCTCTCGACCCGGCTCGCGGAACTCGAGAGGATCGCAGGACAGTGGCGGATGCCCGGCATCGTCACCGCCGACGCGGATGCCGCGGAGCAGTTGTCCCGCGAGGCCCTCGCGGCCGGGCATGAAGGCATCCTGGTCAAGGCGATCGCTGCGCCGTATGCAGCCGGGCGACGGGGCAAGTCCTGGATCAAGGTCAAACCGGTGCTCACCTACGACCTGGTCGTACTCGGCGCGGAATGGGGCTCGGGCCGGCGACGCGGATGGCTGTCGAACCTGCACCTCGGCGCTCGCGACCCTTCGGGGGAGTTCGGTGAACCCGGTGGATTCGTCATGGTCGGCAAGACCTTCAAAGGCCTCACCGATGAGCTGCTGCGCTGGCAGACCGAGACGTTCCCCGAGTATGAGCGCGACCGCACGCAGCATGCCGTGATGCTGCGGCCCGAACTCGTCGTCGAGATCGCCATCGACGGCGTGCAGCACTCACCCCGGTATCCCGGCGGAATCGCTCTGCGCTTCGCGCGGGTGAAGGGCTACCGCCCCGACAAGACCGCTGCCGAAGCAGACACCATCCAGACGCTGCGTGCGCTGCTGCGCGAGTAGGGGCGCAAGTCAGTCGCGAGCGCCGATCCCGCGCATGACCATCTGCACGACAGCATCCACTCGCTGCTCACTCAGCGGCTGACCCAGCAGCGCCGCATAGCTGGCGGTGGCGATGAAGTGGTCGGCGACGACGTCAGCATCCACGTCCTCGCGCACGTCCCCGTCGGCGACCGCCTGCCGCAGCCGCGTCTTCACCCACTCGCGGATGGGCGCCGCCAGGCGCTCGTTCAACACGAGCCCGAGTTCTGGATCGGTCGCGGTCACCGCAATCAGCGCACGCGCCACCTCGATGCCGACCATATCGCCCTGCCCCGCCGACACCCCAGCGAACCACGCCCGCAGGTCGGCGGCCAGGTCATCAGTGGTCGGCACGACAGCATCCGACCCCGGCAGCTCACCCTCGAGCAGCGCCTCGCCGAGCACGGCGGCCTTCGACGGCCACCACCGGTAGATGGTCTGCTTCGAGACGCCCGCCTCGGTCGCGAGGCCCTCGATCGTGACGGCCGCGTAGCTGTCTTCGGCAAGCGCGCGACGCATGGCCGACATCACGGCCTGCCGGGCTTTCTCACTGCGGGGACGAGGCATTCCCACAGGGTAGCGCGCGTACACTGGAATAACGAGACGATGCGTTGCGTTATTGCTTGACACGAGGCCTACAAGAGGAGAAACCATGGCACTCACCGCTCACTCCACCATCGGCGAATGGCTCGACGACGCCACCGGCGGCCCGCTGATCACCGCCCTGCTCACGCAGTCCGGCTCCGATCCTGCACAGCTGACGCCCGTGCTCGGCCTGCCCCTGCAGCAGCTCGTCGCGATGAGTCAGGGCGCCATGCCTCAGTCCGTCGTCGACGACCTCGTCCGCGCCGCGAACGGCGGCGAGATCCCCGCCGACACCGAGACCGCCGGCTGGACCGAGAAGGTCACCGCCGGACGCTTCGCCGGCAAGACCGTGATCGTCACCGGCGCAGCATCCGGAATCGGCAAGGCTACCGCCACGCGCATCGCTCGCGAGGGCGGCCGCGTGATCGCGTCCGACATCGCCGCAGACAAGCTCGACGCGCTGCGCGAAGAACTGTCGGATGCTGACATCGTCACCGTCGCGGGCGACCTCACCAAGCAGGACGCCGTCGACGCCGTCATCGCCGCCGCCGGCGACCGCATCGACGCGCTCGCGAACGTCGCCGGCATCAACGACGACTTCTCTCCCGCCGGAGAGACGTCGGATGCTGTCTGGGACCGCGTCATCGCGATCAACCTCACCGCGCCGTTCAAGCTCATGCGCGCGGTGCTGCCTCTGATGGAGGCAGCCGGTCGCGGGTCGGTGCTCAACGTCTCGAGCGAGGCCGGCCTGCGCGGCAACGCCTCGGGCAACGCCTACACGGCCAGCAAGCACGGCATCATCGGCGTCACCAAGTCGGCCGCATTCATGTACGGCCCGAAGGGGATCCGCGTGAACTCCGTCGCTCCGGGTGGCGTCGCCACCGGCATCCCGATGCCGCCGAACATGTCGGCCGCAGGGTCCGCGCGCCTCGCGCCGTTCCAGCAGGCGATCCCCTCGGTCGCCACGGCTGAGCAGCTCGCAGCATCCATCACCTTCCTGCTCAGCGACGACGCCGTCAACATCAACGGCGCCATCCTGGCCTCCGACGGCGGGTGGTCGGTGCAGTAAGCACCTGCGCGATTCCGTGCGGGCGCGGCCGGACTCCTGTCCCGGTCGCGCCCGACCTGTCAGAAGCGAGTACCGTCGCATCCATGCCGCGCCCCGACACCCTCGCCGCCGTCCGTGACTTCGCCGCCGAGCGCGGGTGGCATCAGGCGCATTCGCCGGAGAACCTCGCCAAGAGCATCTCGATCGAGGCCGCCGAGCTGCTGGAGTGCTTCCAGTGGACGCCCGACTACGACGCCGATCACGCCGCCGACGAGCTCGCCGATGTGCTCACCTATTGCATCCATCTCGCCGACAGGCTCGGCGTCGACATCGATGACATCGTGCTGCGCAAGCTCGAGAAGACGCGGCAGAAGTACCCGGTCGAGCTGCAGGGCACGGCCATCCCGACACCAGTCGAGCGGCCGGCCTGACCCCAGGCCCAGCCCCGCGCGCGCCCGCACACTTTTCCCCGTTCTGCACATGGATTCACCCGGTTCCTGTGCACTCCGGGGGTTTCTGTGCGTGCGCGGCGACGCACCCCGTCCCCGCATGGGAGGCCCCATAGACTCGCCCCATGGATGCCGACGTCGCCACCACCCAGCAGGCTGACGAGCTCGCGGCCGACATCATGAGGCCGCGCCAGCGCCCGCTGGTGCTGGTCTCGACAGCATCCGACGGTACGTTCCGCTTCGACGTCCCGCGGCTGCGCTCCGAGCTCGACGGCATCGCCGATGTCGTCACCATCGCCACCGGCACGGCGACCAAGCACCTCGAGCACCTGCTGCCGCCGAAGGCCCAGGTGTTCAACGGCGCCGGCCGCTCGTACCCACCGGACTTCAACGGCGACGCCGACTGGCACCGCTCGCACCTGCGCTTTCCCGAGCACTCCGACACCCGCGACCTCGTCGACGATGCGATGGCGCAGACCGGCCGGCGCACGGTCGAATCCGCGCGCACCCCCAGCATCCGACGCGCGACGGGCATCGTGCAGCGGTTCTTCGATGACGACACCCGTGCGATCGTCCGGCTCGGCGACGGCACGATGGTCAGCGCGACCGCCGCGCTGCTGCCGCCCGACCTCCCGCTCGCGGCGGCGCTCGTGGTCGGCGAGCCGGTCAGCGGCATCCTCGACGATCTCGAGCTGCGTCCGGAACCTGTCGCCGCCGACCTCTCCGCACTCAGCGCCGGGTCGCACACGCTCGCCCTGGTCGTGAAGGTCACCGAGCTGCGTGCGACGGTGCAGCTGCACCCGCGCGAGGCGTTCGTGCTGCGCCGCCGCGATGTCGCCGGGGACGACGTGCCGGTCGGCGACGTGCTGCACGTAGGAGACGTGATCCGCGTGCGCGTGCGGCGCGATCCCGGCCTCGCGCTCAGCCACGCGGATGCCGACCCCGCAGCACCGCTCACCCCGGCACCCGCACTGGTGGTCGGCGGTGCGCCGTGGCTGGCCGAGGGTCGCGCGCGAAGCGCGCCGAATCAAACGATGTCGGATGCTGCCGCGCCTGCCACGCCGGTCACAGAGCCGCAGGATGCCCCGCCGGCACCCACTGCATCGGCCGCGCCGCGCGACGCTGATCACGCCACCCGGCACGACGTGAACGCCCTGGCGCGGGAGGTCTCTGC from Microbacterium sp. H1-D42 carries:
- a CDS encoding ATP-dependent DNA ligase encodes the protein MRLAELTTSVEEVAATSSRLAKIDALARLLERAEPDELPALTGLLLAAPRQGRLGVGWRGLSALEVAHAADPTLSITDVDDALDALAHASGTGSAAQRTQILTGLASRATATEWDFLARAMLGELRTGALSGVLLDAIARASARPIADVRRAAMLSGDLGETAVIALTASAEQLASVGLRVGRPVLPMLAATAATPTAALDLTGRASVEYKLDGARIQVHRHGDDVGVYTRSLADITHRIPEIVEIVRSLPARDLILDGETLALDENGGPRPFQQTMSRFGADVARELVLRPWFFDVLHVDGRDLIDEPLSTRLAELERIAGQWRMPGIVTADADAAEQLSREALAAGHEGILVKAIAAPYAAGRRGKSWIKVKPVLTYDLVVLGAEWGSGRRRGWLSNLHLGARDPSGEFGEPGGFVMVGKTFKGLTDELLRWQTETFPEYERDRTQHAVMLRPELVVEIAIDGVQHSPRYPGGIALRFARVKGYRPDKTAAEADTIQTLRALLRE
- a CDS encoding TetR/AcrR family transcriptional regulator, which gives rise to MPRPRSEKARQAVMSAMRRALAEDSYAAVTIEGLATEAGVSKQTIYRWWPSKAAVLGEALLEGELPGSDAVVPTTDDLAADLRAWFAGVSAGQGDMVGIEVARALIAVTATDPELGLVLNERLAAPIREWVKTRLRQAVADGDVREDVDADVVADHFIATASYAALLGQPLSEQRVDAVVQMVMRGIGARD
- a CDS encoding SDR family NAD(P)-dependent oxidoreductase is translated as MALTAHSTIGEWLDDATGGPLITALLTQSGSDPAQLTPVLGLPLQQLVAMSQGAMPQSVVDDLVRAANGGEIPADTETAGWTEKVTAGRFAGKTVIVTGAASGIGKATATRIAREGGRVIASDIAADKLDALREELSDADIVTVAGDLTKQDAVDAVIAAAGDRIDALANVAGINDDFSPAGETSDAVWDRVIAINLTAPFKLMRAVLPLMEAAGRGSVLNVSSEAGLRGNASGNAYTASKHGIIGVTKSAAFMYGPKGIRVNSVAPGGVATGIPMPPNMSAAGSARLAPFQQAIPSVATAEQLAASITFLLSDDAVNINGAILASDGGWSVQ
- a CDS encoding nucleotide pyrophosphohydrolase, whose protein sequence is MPRPDTLAAVRDFAAERGWHQAHSPENLAKSISIEAAELLECFQWTPDYDADHAADELADVLTYCIHLADRLGVDIDDIVLRKLEKTRQKYPVELQGTAIPTPVERPA